The segment GACGCGCTGGTAATAACTGCCAGAATCGCCAATGCCCAGGTAAGAAGGATTATGATTGACACAGGAAGCTCCGCAGATATACTATTCCACGATGCCTTCCAGAAGATGGGGCTTACGAAGCAAGCCTTGAAACCTGTCCGCTCCGACCTCACCGGGTTCACTGGCAACTCGGTTTCGCCATTGGGATCTGTCACACTACCTCTGACGTTGGGGACACCGCCCAAGACTAAAACAGTGATGTCGACTTTTCTGATAGTAGATCTGCCTACGGCGTACAATGCCATCCTAGGCCGACCCTCCCTCAACAAAAGCAGGGCCCTGGTTTCCACTTACCATCAGACAGTAAAATTCCCGACTCACGCGGGAACTGGGGAGGTTTGGGGAAGCCCTCGGGAATCCAGGCGATGTTACCTGACGGCGGTCTCCCTACACAAGAGGGCGAAAATCGAAGCACTCCCGGACGACCCCAGAGAAATGAAACGGCCAAATCCACATCCCGAGCCGTCGGCCCCAACCTACGACGTGTCGCTGAAAAAGGGACGCCCGGACCGAACCATTAAAGTCGGGTCTGACCTACCCCCGGACGAGCGGGAAAAACTTGTCGGCCTCTTGCAAGAGAACGCTgacgtcttcgcttggtcgccatCCGACGCAGCAGGCGTGGACCCGAAGGCAACCCAACATCACCTCAACATATCGCCTGATGCCCGGCCGGTAAAACAAAAGCCGCGACCCCAGGCCCCGGACAGGCAGGAAGCTGTCCGCGAAGAGATAGAACGGCTCTTAGCAGCCGGCTTTATAGAAGAGGTCAAGTACCCAcagtggctgtccaatgtagttctGGTAAAAAAGCATAATGGGAGCTGGcgaatgtgtgttgactacaccagtcttaaTCGGGCGTGCCccaaagactgctacccccttccAAGGATTGATTAGCTCGTGGATGCAACCGCAGGGCACGCCCGACTCtcattcatggacgccttctccggatATAATCAGATCCGAATGGCACCTGAAGATCAGAGACACACAGCCTTCATCACCAGCCTTGGGGCATACTAT is part of the Musa acuminata AAA Group cultivar baxijiao unplaced genomic scaffold, Cavendish_Baxijiao_AAA HiC_scaffold_1077, whole genome shotgun sequence genome and harbors:
- the LOC135666227 gene encoding uncharacterized protein LOC135666227 — encoded protein: MSLYGTSDALMSRAFPTTLRGPALAWYGGLKTTTIASFDQLAKDFELHFIACARPKPSMAFLLGLSQKEDEPLSLYVNRFATRIRELLDTHPSLSMQAFVTGLRPSRLFWSLVERPPTSVPEMLQRANQFVEVEAWTGGKRQEHKRERPEPAQGQLPPRRKLHQPDPPLLRPLPLPTGASRTEIFLQIRERGLLKTPYPMNNPRELADRSKYCRFHRKNGHDTEECRELSRQIYELRREGRLDPHVQTGNLAPPCPDGPSERLNSVITGGPASGGDSMSGRKAYARSARDEGPHGTPDPLVAFPPEDAERLEHDDALVITARIANAQVRRIMIDTGSSADILFHDAFQKMGLTKQALKPVRSDLTGFTGNSVSPLGSVTLPLTLGTPPKTKTVMSTFLIVDLPTAYNAILGRPSLNKSRALVSTYHQTVKFPTHAGTGEVWGSPRESRRCYLTAVSLHKRAKIEALPDDPREMKRPNPHPEPSAPTYDVSLKKGRPDRTIKVGSDLPPDEREKLVGLLQENADVFAWSPSDAAGVDPKATQHHLNISPDARPVKQKPRPQAPDRQEAVREEIERLLAAGFIEEVKYPQWLSNVVLVKKHNGSWRMCVDYTSLNRACPKDCYPLPRID